One Methylosinus sp. C49 DNA segment encodes these proteins:
- a CDS encoding symporter-like protein, with amino-acid sequence MRDTVENFEDRARLDGRIALAIVTFATAYGLVALLDRVGAPERLVALVSPYFTVVALAALGFLLHSMRVSFYYAAGRAAPAAYVGFAQAALVTGLAAPFAARLTGAGSPLGVTLGLLLGVALIGATTGPMLRKTGAFSLSDLLAARFSRMEPRLGMIAVAALTSAIVALAGYQTAVDALVGFTGAGRPFAAFFIGAAILLIAGPGGVGGVLWSACAAAGVLVAGFALPQIALMAEGFPTPLPLIGDQAAWSEATRIIQNWRLARPAPVALEITTALGLALGLATLAPALAPSVATRDVAAARRAGIAAMFWTLTAAALVAATVASSALIVSNVAVGQTPERLPESIYSASARGLLQICGAKADGPAQARAACLARKLAPAAPLRPEDISVRAEYLIGALPQLAKLGAALSGLVASGVIAVGLALAAASLHACAAAVGHDALYRLRAESALTSRRLAITRLALVGVTALGSATSAANAIDARTLVGMALALSAAGFVPLIGLALFARAQDRDAMAGQLAGVATMAVTLIVDSAPPDIEQLAWAGLCGAVAGLLAGGVSAQAFSRETPQSRSFVEEILRGDGNVLHLDKGA; translated from the coding sequence ATGCGGGACACGGTAGAGAATTTCGAGGACCGGGCGCGGCTCGACGGCCGCATCGCGCTGGCGATCGTCACTTTCGCCACGGCCTATGGGCTCGTCGCTCTGCTCGATCGCGTCGGCGCGCCGGAGCGGCTGGTGGCGCTGGTGTCGCCCTATTTCACAGTCGTCGCCCTCGCCGCGCTCGGCTTTCTGCTGCATTCGATGCGCGTGTCCTTCTATTATGCCGCGGGACGGGCGGCGCCGGCCGCCTATGTCGGCTTTGCGCAGGCGGCGCTGGTCACGGGCCTCGCGGCGCCTTTCGCGGCGCGGCTCACCGGCGCCGGCTCGCCGCTCGGCGTGACGCTCGGCCTGCTGCTGGGCGTCGCGCTCATCGGCGCGACGACCGGGCCGATGCTCCGCAAGACCGGCGCCTTCTCGTTGTCCGATCTGCTGGCGGCGCGCTTCTCGCGCATGGAGCCGCGGCTCGGCATGATCGCCGTCGCCGCGCTCACCTCGGCGATCGTGGCGCTCGCCGGCTATCAGACGGCGGTGGACGCGCTGGTCGGCTTCACCGGCGCGGGCCGACCCTTCGCGGCCTTCTTCATCGGCGCGGCGATTCTCCTCATCGCGGGACCGGGCGGCGTCGGCGGCGTGCTGTGGAGCGCCTGCGCCGCCGCCGGCGTGCTGGTCGCAGGCTTCGCTCTGCCGCAGATCGCCCTTATGGCGGAAGGCTTTCCGACGCCCTTGCCGCTCATCGGCGATCAGGCCGCCTGGAGCGAGGCGACGCGCATCATCCAGAATTGGCGGCTGGCCCGGCCGGCGCCGGTCGCGCTCGAGATCACCACCGCGCTCGGCTTGGCGCTCGGCCTGGCGACTCTCGCGCCCGCCCTCGCCCCATCGGTGGCGACGCGGGATGTCGCGGCGGCGCGGCGGGCCGGGATCGCGGCCATGTTCTGGACATTGACGGCGGCGGCGCTGGTCGCGGCGACGGTCGCCTCCTCCGCGCTGATCGTCTCCAATGTCGCCGTCGGCCAGACGCCGGAACGGCTCCCCGAATCCATCTATTCGGCGAGCGCGCGCGGCCTGCTGCAGATTTGCGGCGCCAAGGCGGACGGCCCGGCGCAGGCGCGCGCCGCCTGCCTCGCCCGCAAGCTCGCGCCCGCCGCGCCGCTGCGGCCGGAGGATATTTCCGTGCGCGCGGAATATCTCATCGGCGCCCTGCCGCAATTGGCCAAGCTCGGCGCCGCGCTCAGCGGCCTCGTCGCCTCCGGCGTCATCGCCGTCGGCCTGGCGCTGGCGGCGGCCAGCCTGCACGCCTGCGCCGCCGCGGTCGGCCATGACGCGCTCTATCGCCTGCGCGCCGAATCGGCGCTGACCAGCCGGCGCCTCGCCATCACGCGGCTGGCGCTGGTCGGCGTCACCGCGCTCGGCTCGGCGACGAGCGCGGCCAACGCCATAGACGCCCGCACTCTGGTCGGCATGGCGCTGGCGCTGTCGGCGGCGGGCTTCGTTCCGCTGATCGGCCTCGCGCTGTTTGCGCGCGCGCAAGACCGCGATGCGATGGCCGGCCAATTGGCCGGCGTCGCGACAATGGCGGTGACGCTGATCGTCGATTCTGCGCCGCCGGACATAGAGCAACTCGCCTGGGCCGGACTCTGCGGCGCCGTCGCCGGGCTGCTCGCCGGCGGCGTTTCGGCGCAGGCTTTCTCGAGAGAGACTCCACAATCACGTAGTTTCGTAGAAGAGATTTTACGCGGCGACGGCAATGTGCTACATCTCGATAAAGGAGCCTGA
- a CDS encoding WecB/TagA/CpsF family glycosyltransferase: protein MAFQRKPAFRDIEEITVGGVRVARLDLAATARLMIEAALRPARENGPLYLTSVNGEVLARRRASRDFAELVDEADLISADGQPLVFASRLLGARPLPERVATTDLYPMVAEMAAREGVTFYLYGGTEEINRTTYEVTKRRFPGLRIVGRSHGYLAGEELERKIDEIDELAPDIVWLALGVPREQEFVRKWSDRLRNVKVIKTSGGLFDFVAGAKKRAPMWMQKAGLEWAFRLRLEPRRLFLRYVTTNPIALLLLLRHTH from the coding sequence ATGGCGTTCCAGCGTAAACCGGCGTTCCGGGACATCGAGGAGATCACTGTTGGCGGCGTTCGCGTCGCTCGGCTCGATCTTGCGGCGACCGCGCGGCTGATGATCGAGGCGGCTCTCCGCCCCGCGCGGGAGAATGGGCCGCTCTATCTCACCTCCGTCAATGGCGAGGTGCTGGCGCGTCGCCGCGCCAGCCGCGACTTTGCCGAGCTCGTCGATGAGGCCGATCTCATCAGCGCCGACGGCCAGCCGCTCGTCTTCGCCTCGCGCCTGCTGGGCGCGCGGCCGCTGCCGGAGCGCGTCGCCACCACCGATCTCTATCCGATGGTCGCCGAAATGGCCGCGCGCGAGGGCGTCACCTTCTACCTCTATGGCGGGACGGAAGAAATCAATCGCACGACCTATGAGGTCACAAAGCGTCGCTTCCCCGGCCTGCGCATCGTCGGTCGCTCGCATGGCTATCTCGCCGGCGAGGAGCTGGAGCGCAAGATCGACGAGATCGACGAGCTGGCGCCCGATATCGTCTGGCTCGCGCTCGGCGTGCCGCGCGAGCAGGAATTCGTGCGAAAATGGAGCGATCGCCTTCGAAACGTCAAAGTGATCAAGACATCTGGAGGCCTGTTCGATTTTGTGGCCGGCGCCAAGAAGCGCGCCCCTATGTGGATGCAGAAGGCGGGTCTCGAATGGGCCTTCCGTCTTCGGCTCGAGCCGCGCCGGCTGTTCTTGCGCTATGTGACGACCAATCCGATCGCGTTGCTGCTGCTATTGCGCCACACGCATTGA
- the pnp gene encoding polyribonucleotide nucleotidyltransferase produces the protein MFQIHREELDWAGRKLILETGKIARQADGAVFASWGETTVLATVVSAKAPKPGQDFFPLTVNYQEKAFAAGRIPGGYFKREGRPSERETLVSRLIDRPIRPLFPDGYRNDTQVIVTVLSHDLENDPDILAMVAASAALTLSGIPFMGPIGGARVGYINGQLKLNPTIEEMKLSGLDLVVAGTSDAVLMVESEAQELSEDLMLEAVMTGHRGFQPVIDAIIRLAERAAKDPRDLNVADKTEVNAAVAAIAETELRAAYKITVKQDRYAAVDAVKAKVFAGLLPEGGEAKFSKEHVAEAFHDLQAKVVRWNILDDGIRIDGRDVKTVRPIVAEVGVLPRAHGSALFTRGETQALVVATLGTGEDEQFVDSLEGTYKERFLLHYNFPPYSVGETGRMGSPGRREIGHGKLAWRAIRPMLPAAAEFPYTLRVVSEITESNGSSSMATVCGSSLALMDAGVPLKKPTAGIAMGLILEGARFAVLSDILGDEDHLGDMDFKVAGTSDGVTSLQMDIKIAGITEEIMRVALGQAREGRLHILGEMAKALTTSRAELGEFAPRIETLKIATDKIREVIGTGGKVIREIVEKTGAKINIEDDGTVKVASSDGNSIKAAINWIKSIASDPEVGQIYEGTVVKTADFGAFVNFFGAKDGLVHISQLSKQRVNKTTDVVKEGDKVKVKLLGFDDRGKVRLSMRVVDQQTGEDLEAKEKAEAANAASE, from the coding sequence ATGTTCCAAATCCATCGCGAAGAGCTCGACTGGGCGGGCCGCAAGCTGATCCTCGAGACCGGCAAGATCGCCCGCCAGGCGGACGGCGCCGTTTTCGCCAGCTGGGGCGAGACCACTGTGCTCGCGACCGTCGTCTCCGCCAAGGCGCCCAAGCCCGGCCAGGACTTCTTTCCGCTGACGGTGAATTACCAGGAGAAAGCCTTCGCCGCCGGCCGTATTCCGGGCGGCTATTTCAAGCGCGAAGGCCGCCCCAGCGAGCGCGAGACGCTGGTCTCCCGCCTCATCGACCGGCCGATCCGCCCCTTGTTCCCGGACGGCTATCGCAATGACACGCAGGTCATCGTGACGGTGCTGAGCCACGATCTCGAGAATGACCCGGATATTCTCGCCATGGTCGCGGCTTCGGCGGCGCTGACGCTCTCGGGCATTCCCTTCATGGGGCCGATCGGCGGCGCCCGCGTCGGCTATATCAACGGCCAGCTCAAGCTCAATCCGACGATCGAGGAGATGAAGCTCTCGGGCCTCGATCTCGTCGTCGCCGGCACGTCGGACGCCGTGCTGATGGTGGAATCGGAGGCGCAGGAGCTGTCCGAGGATCTGATGCTCGAGGCGGTGATGACCGGCCATCGCGGCTTCCAGCCGGTGATCGACGCGATCATCCGTCTCGCCGAGCGCGCCGCCAAGGATCCGCGCGACCTCAATGTCGCCGACAAGACCGAGGTCAACGCCGCCGTCGCCGCCATCGCCGAGACGGAGCTGCGCGCCGCCTATAAGATCACGGTGAAGCAGGATCGCTACGCCGCCGTGGACGCGGTGAAGGCCAAGGTCTTCGCCGGCCTGCTGCCGGAAGGCGGCGAGGCGAAATTCTCCAAGGAGCATGTCGCCGAGGCCTTCCACGATCTGCAGGCCAAGGTCGTGCGCTGGAACATTCTCGACGACGGCATTCGCATCGACGGCCGCGACGTGAAGACCGTGCGACCGATCGTCGCCGAGGTGGGCGTGCTGCCGCGCGCGCATGGCTCCGCTCTGTTCACCCGCGGCGAGACGCAGGCGCTGGTCGTCGCGACGCTCGGCACCGGCGAGGACGAGCAATTCGTCGACTCGCTCGAGGGAACCTATAAGGAGCGCTTCCTGCTCCACTACAACTTCCCTCCCTACTCCGTCGGCGAGACGGGCCGCATGGGCTCCCCCGGCCGCCGCGAGATCGGCCATGGCAAGCTCGCCTGGCGCGCCATCCGCCCGATGCTGCCGGCGGCCGCCGAATTCCCCTACACGCTGCGCGTCGTCTCGGAGATCACCGAGTCCAACGGCTCCTCGTCCATGGCCACCGTCTGCGGCTCCTCGCTGGCGCTGATGGACGCGGGCGTGCCGCTGAAGAAGCCGACGGCCGGCATCGCCATGGGCCTCATCCTCGAGGGCGCGCGCTTCGCCGTTCTCTCCGACATTCTCGGCGACGAGGATCATCTCGGCGACATGGACTTCAAGGTGGCGGGCACGTCGGACGGCGTCACCTCGCTGCAGATGGACATCAAGATCGCCGGCATCACGGAAGAGATCATGCGCGTGGCGCTGGGCCAGGCGCGTGAGGGCCGTCTGCATATTCTCGGCGAGATGGCCAAGGCGCTCACCACCTCGCGCGCCGAGCTCGGCGAGTTCGCGCCGCGCATCGAGACGCTGAAGATCGCCACCGACAAGATCCGCGAGGTGATCGGCACCGGCGGCAAGGTCATTCGCGAGATCGTCGAGAAGACCGGCGCCAAGATCAACATCGAGGACGACGGCACGGTGAAGGTCGCCTCCTCCGACGGCAACTCCATCAAGGCGGCGATCAATTGGATCAAGTCCATCGCCTCGGACCCCGAGGTCGGCCAGATCTATGAGGGAACCGTGGTGAAGACCGCCGACTTCGGCGCCTTCGTCAATTTCTTCGGCGCCAAGGACGGCCTCGTTCACATCTCGCAGCTCTCCAAGCAGCGCGTGAACAAGACCACCGACGTGGTGAAGGAAGGCGACAAGGTGAAGGTGAAGCTGCTCGGCTTCGACGATCGCGGCAAGGTGCGCCTCTCCATGCGCGTCGTCGACCAGCAGACCGGCGAGGACCTCGAGGCCAAGGAAAAGGCCGAGGCCGCCAACGCCGCCAGCGAGTGA
- the glpE gene encoding thiosulfate sulfurtransferase GlpE has translation MQANFRRIDVTAARQLIERGRALVIDVRDPDSFARGHIDGAEPASRENISSFVTLTPKDRPVVFCCYHGNSSQAYAKYFAEQGFSDVYSLDGGYEAWAIAERSAPAAAAALSPALEAFLAEHGFAPGDANGRNKDNVTPLMVAARLAPPALVAELLQAGADIHATNVDGNQALWLACVGEIEENIALLIRAGIDIQHINVNASTPLMFAASSGRARAVAQLMAAGADPSFETDLGLTALDMASTKECLDLMRAEAKRRKAAAAAS, from the coding sequence ATGCAGGCGAATTTTCGCAGGATCGACGTCACCGCGGCGCGTCAGCTCATCGAGCGCGGGCGCGCGCTGGTGATCGATGTGCGCGATCCAGACTCTTTCGCGCGCGGCCACATAGACGGGGCCGAGCCGGCGAGCCGGGAGAACATCTCCTCCTTCGTCACTCTGACGCCGAAGGACCGGCCGGTGGTGTTCTGCTGCTATCATGGCAATTCCAGCCAGGCCTACGCCAAATATTTCGCCGAGCAGGGCTTTTCGGACGTCTACAGCCTCGACGGCGGCTATGAGGCCTGGGCGATCGCCGAGCGTTCCGCGCCAGCCGCCGCGGCGGCGCTGAGCCCGGCGCTGGAGGCTTTTCTGGCCGAGCACGGCTTCGCCCCCGGCGACGCCAATGGCCGCAACAAGGACAATGTGACGCCGCTGATGGTCGCCGCGCGCCTCGCCCCGCCGGCGCTCGTCGCCGAGCTGCTGCAGGCCGGGGCAGATATTCATGCGACAAATGTGGACGGCAATCAGGCGCTGTGGCTCGCCTGTGTCGGCGAGATAGAGGAGAATATCGCGCTGCTGATCCGCGCCGGAATCGACATTCAGCACATAAATGTGAACGCCTCGACGCCGCTGATGTTCGCGGCCTCCTCCGGCCGCGCCCGCGCCGTGGCGCAATTGATGGCGGCCGGCGCCGATCCGTCCTTCGAGACCGACCTCGGCCTCACCGCGCTGGACATGGCCTCCACCAAGGAATGCCTCGATCTGATGCGCGCGGAGGCGAAGCGCCGCAAGGCGGCGGCCGCCGCGTCCTGA
- the rpsO gene encoding 30S ribosomal protein S15, with product MSITAERKQALIKEYATKPDDTGSPEVQVAILTERITNLTEHFKTHVKDNHSRRGLLKLVSQRRQLLDYVKSRDEPRYRSIIERLGIRR from the coding sequence ATGTCGATCACTGCGGAGCGCAAGCAGGCGCTCATCAAGGAATATGCGACCAAGCCGGACGACACCGGCTCGCCCGAGGTTCAGGTTGCGATCCTCACCGAGCGCATCACCAATCTGACCGAGCACTTCAAGACCCATGTGAAGGACAATCATTCGCGTCGCGGTCTCTTGAAGCTCGTGTCGCAGCGTCGCCAGCTGCTCGACTATGTGAAGTCGAGAGACGAGCCGCGCTATCGCTCCATCATCGAGCGTCTCGGCATTCGTCGCTGA
- the cobT gene encoding nicotinate-nucleotide--dimethylbenzimidazole phosphoribosyltransferase, producing MSTPFDDIRDLLADLPAPCRDSLDAVRRRDAELTKPPGSLGRLEEVAEWLAAWQGRAEPRIERPLVAVFAGNHGVTAKGVSAFPAAVTRQMLDNFTAGGAAINQICKAHGIGLKVFELALEHPTRDFTEAPAMEEREAAGTLVYGMEAVDGGIDLLAPGEMGIGNTSSAAAIYAALYGGPAARWTGRGTGVDDEGLARKNAVIDAALAFHAGHLSDPLEILRRLGGREIAGMMGAILAARRNRIPVLLDGYVACAAAALLHALSPDAIAHCLAGHVSAEGAHRDVLERLGKKPLLDLGMRLGEGSGAALAIGVVKAALACHSGMATFASAGVSGKDG from the coding sequence ATGAGCACGCCCTTCGACGACATTCGCGATCTTCTCGCCGACCTTCCCGCCCCCTGCCGCGACAGCCTGGACGCCGTGCGACGGCGCGACGCGGAGCTGACCAAGCCGCCGGGGTCGCTCGGGCGGCTCGAGGAGGTCGCCGAATGGCTGGCCGCCTGGCAGGGCCGCGCGGAGCCGCGGATCGAGCGGCCGCTCGTCGCCGTCTTCGCGGGGAATCACGGCGTCACGGCCAAGGGCGTCTCCGCCTTTCCCGCCGCCGTCACGCGGCAGATGCTCGATAATTTCACGGCCGGCGGCGCGGCGATCAATCAGATCTGCAAGGCCCATGGAATCGGCCTCAAGGTCTTCGAGCTGGCGCTCGAGCATCCGACGCGCGATTTTACGGAAGCCCCCGCCATGGAGGAGCGCGAGGCCGCCGGCACTCTGGTCTATGGCATGGAGGCGGTGGACGGCGGGATCGATCTGCTGGCGCCGGGCGAGATGGGCATAGGCAACACCAGCTCGGCGGCGGCGATCTACGCCGCGCTCTATGGCGGTCCAGCCGCGCGCTGGACCGGGCGCGGAACCGGCGTCGACGATGAAGGGCTCGCGCGCAAGAACGCCGTCATCGACGCCGCGCTCGCCTTTCACGCCGGACATTTGTCCGATCCTTTGGAGATTTTGCGCCGGCTCGGCGGGCGCGAGATCGCCGGCATGATGGGCGCCATTCTCGCGGCGCGGCGCAATCGCATTCCCGTGCTGCTCGACGGCTATGTCGCCTGCGCGGCGGCGGCGCTGCTGCATGCGCTGAGCCCGGACGCCATCGCCCATTGCCTCGCCGGCCATGTCTCGGCGGAGGGCGCGCATAGGGATGTGCTGGAGCGGCTCGGCAAGAAGCCGCTGCTCGATCTCGGCATGCGGCTCGGCGAGGGCTCCGGCGCGGCGCTGGCGATCGGCGTCGTCAAGGCGGCGCTCGCCTGCCACAGCGGAATGGCGACTTTCGCCAGCGCCGGCGTCAGCGGCAAGGACGGCTGA
- a CDS encoding ATP phosphoribosyltransferase regulatory subunit, with protein sequence MNEAAKTDLSSGDALGAILASFQRAGFARCEPKILQPAGVFLDRSGEDFRGRLYLTSDAAGDDVCLRPEYTIPVCLAYLASATAGAPASFAYGGTVFRFPAEGETGSGELLQAGLESFGRDDREAADAEILAAALEAASAADGGALHVETGDAGLVSTFLDRLDLPPAWRRRLETGHARGESLSQIFAPPANGKEHAGVLAALEKVDAKEARALVEDLLSIAGISPVGGRSAGEIAERFLDQAALAGGAGVSAEKHALVDAFFAVQGQIDEASAALRTLAKDASLDLTAALDSLDTRSGFLAARGVDLDRVRFSASFARRLDYYSGFVFEARREPAGPALIGGGRYDRLLKTLGAKQDIPAVGAAIWVDRLTARKGSAA encoded by the coding sequence GTGAACGAGGCGGCGAAAACCGATTTATCGAGCGGCGACGCTCTCGGCGCGATATTGGCGTCGTTTCAGCGCGCGGGCTTTGCCCGCTGCGAGCCGAAGATATTGCAGCCGGCCGGCGTCTTCCTCGACCGCTCGGGCGAGGATTTCCGCGGCCGTCTCTATCTGACCAGCGACGCCGCCGGCGACGACGTCTGCCTGCGGCCGGAATATACGATCCCCGTCTGCCTCGCCTATCTCGCCTCGGCCACGGCGGGGGCGCCCGCCTCCTTCGCCTATGGCGGCACTGTGTTCCGCTTTCCCGCCGAGGGCGAGACGGGCAGCGGCGAGCTGTTGCAGGCCGGGCTCGAGAGCTTCGGCCGCGACGATCGCGAAGCCGCCGACGCCGAGATTCTCGCCGCCGCCCTCGAGGCCGCCTCCGCGGCCGATGGCGGGGCGCTGCATGTGGAGACCGGCGACGCCGGCCTCGTCTCCACCTTTCTGGATCGGCTCGATCTGCCGCCCGCCTGGCGTCGGCGTCTCGAGACGGGACACGCCCGCGGCGAGTCGCTGTCGCAGATTTTCGCCCCGCCGGCCAATGGCAAGGAGCACGCCGGGGTGCTCGCCGCGCTCGAGAAGGTCGACGCCAAGGAGGCGCGCGCGCTCGTCGAGGATCTTCTGTCCATCGCCGGCATTTCGCCGGTCGGCGGCCGCAGCGCCGGGGAGATCGCCGAGCGCTTTCTGGATCAGGCCGCGCTCGCCGGCGGCGCCGGAGTGAGCGCTGAAAAACATGCGCTGGTCGATGCTTTTTTCGCCGTGCAGGGGCAGATCGACGAGGCCTCCGCCGCGCTGCGCACGCTCGCGAAGGACGCGTCTCTCGATCTGACCGCGGCGCTCGACTCGCTCGACACGCGCTCGGGCTTTCTCGCGGCGCGCGGCGTCGATCTCGATCGCGTGCGCTTCTCCGCGAGCTTCGCCCGCCGGCTCGACTATTACTCGGGCTTCGTCTTCGAGGCGCGGCGCGAGCCCGCCGGCCCGGCGCTCATCGGCGGCGGGCGCTATGATCGCCTGCTGAAGACGCTGGGCGCGAAACAGGACATCCCCGCTGTCGGCGCGGCCATATGGGTCGACCGGCTGACGGCGCGCAAAGGAAGCGCGGCATGA
- the hisG gene encoding ATP phosphoribosyltransferase has translation MTATTTDRLIVAVPSKGRLQENANAFFARAGIEVTQGRGARDYRGQLAGVEDAEAAFLSASEITARLASGDVHLGVTGEDLVRETIADAASKVEILAPLGFGKANVVVAVPQAWIDVRTMADLADVSAGFRARHGRGLRVATKYIHTTRRFFAKHAIGDYRIVESSGATEGAPAAGSADLIVDITTTGATLVANALKTLDDGVILRSQANLVASLSAPWTPRAREAARIILSRIAAEEQARTTREIRARVTLDDALLAEAAEKFSVELRERGDGGFVTFSAPADGAPQFADWLIAKGARTVTSARLDYVFSAENALWSRLQGRI, from the coding sequence ATGACCGCAACGACGACTGACAGACTCATCGTCGCCGTTCCCTCCAAGGGTCGGCTGCAGGAGAACGCCAACGCCTTTTTCGCCCGCGCGGGCATAGAGGTGACGCAAGGGCGCGGGGCGCGCGACTATCGCGGCCAGCTCGCCGGAGTGGAGGATGCGGAGGCCGCCTTTCTCTCCGCCTCCGAGATCACCGCGCGGCTCGCCAGCGGCGACGTCCATCTCGGCGTGACGGGCGAAGACCTCGTGCGCGAGACGATTGCCGACGCGGCGAGCAAGGTGGAGATTTTGGCGCCGCTCGGCTTCGGCAAGGCCAATGTGGTGGTCGCCGTCCCGCAGGCCTGGATCGACGTGCGGACCATGGCCGATCTCGCCGATGTCTCGGCCGGCTTTCGCGCCCGCCATGGCCGCGGGCTGCGCGTCGCCACCAAATATATTCACACGACGCGGCGCTTCTTCGCCAAGCATGCCATCGGCGATTATCGCATCGTCGAGAGTTCCGGCGCTACGGAAGGCGCGCCGGCGGCGGGCTCCGCCGATCTCATCGTGGACATCACCACCACCGGCGCGACGCTCGTCGCCAATGCGCTGAAAACTTTGGACGATGGCGTGATCCTGCGCTCGCAGGCCAATCTCGTCGCCTCGCTGTCCGCGCCCTGGACGCCGCGGGCGCGGGAGGCGGCGCGCATCATCCTCTCGCGCATCGCGGCCGAGGAGCAGGCCCGCACGACGCGCGAGATTCGCGCCCGCGTGACGCTGGACGACGCCCTCCTCGCCGAGGCGGCGGAGAAATTTTCCGTTGAGCTGCGCGAGCGCGGCGACGGCGGCTTCGTCACCTTCTCCGCCCCGGCCGATGGCGCGCCGCAATTCGCCGACTGGCTGATCGCCAAAGGCGCGCGCACGGTGACGAGCGCTAGGCTGGACTATGTGTTCAGCGCGGAAAATGCGCTATGGAGCCGGCTGCAAGGGCGGATTTGA
- a CDS encoding DUF6270 domain-containing protein, with amino-acid sequence MPADTAYIEDRRKRFITIGGCSTYESGIRLNEGLFQSRGHLWRRPTISLVADPIEKIDSRFSCLPPQFLTYLVNDAKKLHLQNLLETDAEVLVFDITRDLRSGVVALSETQFVIDPLEGINILEGLTPETMNQEVFDKVFKGGERISFHANWARFFPLWKRAFARSIEILSKKFSRLVLLEHYFTCKVNGVPYTYDFAPGAAEMANIALEKMYDFARSFDCVSFVSLPRKLFITGREAPWGGPSDTHYLPEVYLLYAEKTAQLLFPDREDGSRAIIDQLFLRAAERDDLILQIQALTAERDQLATDNAAFAAARDAALAERDEMRARLEGAADDTLTPRDDHAATAAENDADLVEQVSATIETRVIRAERDAALAEKAAAVAERALALYEREAMRRERDAAVVDRDRILGENAAMAAEWSKEAHEKEAMRAERDKAVADAHAFAADRDRVLAESAALLVERDRASGEIDEIIGQLEAALAHSEELAAERDRLAAEKAALISERDDARRRSLVDAQ; translated from the coding sequence TTGCCTGCAGATACGGCCTATATCGAAGATCGCCGCAAGAGATTTATAACGATAGGCGGCTGCTCTACTTACGAGAGCGGCATCAGGCTGAATGAAGGTCTTTTCCAATCGCGCGGACATTTGTGGCGCCGCCCGACGATCTCTCTAGTCGCCGATCCGATCGAGAAGATCGACTCCCGCTTCTCCTGCCTGCCGCCGCAATTCCTGACCTATCTCGTCAATGACGCGAAAAAGCTGCATCTGCAGAATCTTCTGGAGACCGACGCCGAAGTGTTGGTCTTCGACATAACGCGCGATCTGCGTAGCGGCGTCGTCGCTCTTAGCGAGACGCAATTCGTCATCGATCCGCTCGAGGGCATCAATATTCTCGAGGGACTGACGCCGGAGACGATGAATCAGGAGGTCTTCGACAAGGTCTTCAAAGGCGGCGAGCGCATTTCCTTCCACGCCAATTGGGCGCGGTTCTTCCCGCTGTGGAAGCGCGCCTTCGCGCGATCGATCGAGATATTGTCGAAGAAGTTTTCACGACTCGTGCTGCTCGAGCACTATTTCACCTGCAAGGTGAACGGCGTCCCCTACACTTATGACTTCGCGCCCGGAGCCGCGGAGATGGCGAATATCGCGCTCGAGAAAATGTATGATTTCGCGCGAAGCTTCGACTGCGTGTCCTTCGTCTCGCTGCCGCGCAAGCTGTTCATCACCGGCCGCGAGGCGCCGTGGGGCGGGCCGAGCGACACGCATTACTTGCCAGAGGTCTATCTTCTCTACGCCGAGAAGACCGCGCAGCTGCTCTTTCCCGACCGCGAGGACGGCAGCCGCGCCATCATCGATCAGCTCTTCCTCCGGGCGGCGGAGCGCGATGATCTGATCCTGCAGATTCAGGCCCTCACCGCAGAGCGCGACCAGCTGGCGACAGACAACGCCGCTTTCGCCGCCGCGCGCGACGCGGCGCTGGCGGAGCGAGACGAGATGCGCGCGCGGCTCGAAGGCGCGGCCGACGACACGCTCACGCCCCGCGACGATCATGCCGCCACCGCCGCGGAGAATGACGCCGATCTCGTCGAGCAAGTAAGCGCGACGATCGAGACGAGAGTGATAAGAGCCGAGCGCGACGCCGCCCTAGCGGAGAAGGCCGCGGCCGTCGCCGAGCGCGCTCTCGCTCTCTATGAGAGAGAGGCGATGCGAAGGGAGCGCGACGCCGCGGTCGTGGACCGTGATCGCATCCTCGGCGAAAACGCCGCCATGGCCGCCGAATGGAGCAAGGAAGCTCACGAGAAGGAGGCGATGCGCGCGGAGCGCGACAAGGCCGTCGCCGACGCCCACGCCTTCGCGGCCGATCGCGATCGCGTCCTTGCCGAAAGCGCCGCCTTGCTCGTCGAGCGCGATCGGGCGTCCGGCGAGATCGACGAGATCATCGGACAGCTCGAAGCCGCTCTCGCGCATAGCGAGGAGCTCGCCGCCGAGCGCGACCGCCTCGCCGCCGAGAAGGCCGCGCTCATCTCCGAGCGCGACGACGCCCGCAGAAGGAGCCTCGTGGACGCCCAGTGA